CTGGTTCCATACTGTACATCGCACAGAGCGTCTGTCCCTGGCTCCCGACTGTACATCGCACAGAGCGTCTGTCCCTGGCTCCATACTGTACAACACACAGAGCGTCTGTCCCTGGCTCCCGACTGTACATCGCACATCGCACAGAGCGTCTGTCCCTGGCTCCATACTGTACATCGCACAGAGCGTCTGTCCCTGGCTCCATACTGTACATCGCACAAAGCATCTGTCCCTGGTTCCATACTGTACATCGCACAGAGCGTCTGTCCCTGGCTCCATACTGTACATCGCACAAAGCGTCTGTCCCTGGCTCCATACTGTACATCGCACAGAGCGTCTGTCCCTGGCTCCATACTGTACATCACACAGAGCGTCTGTCCCTGGCTCCCGACTGTACATCGCACATCGCACAGAGCGTCTGTCCCTGGCTCCATACAGTACATCGCACAAAGCGTCTGTCCCTGGCTCCATACTGTACATCGCACAAAGCGTCTGTCCCTGGTTCCATACTGTACATCGCACAGAGCGTCTGTCCCCGGCTGCCGACTGTGCATCGCACAGAGCGTCTGTCCCTGGCTGCCGACTGTACATTGCACAAAACGTCTGTCCCTGGCTCCATACTGTACATCGCAAGGAGAGATGGCTGATAGTTGTGACAGcaatgaggggggggggtcttgtttGGTCTCTGTCGGTTATTTTGCCCTATgggaaaaaaacaaagaaaacggGGAGGGGTGGTgaacggagagagagagagagagagagagagagagagagagagagagacagacagacagacagagagagagacagacagacagacagacagagattCATGTATGCATGATCAAATAACTTGGCTTCTGAAAAATTGCAGATATATCATAAGACATAAGACGTCAAAAATGAGCAGAATTATTATAACATCAAATCATTAATAAATTCCAAACCAAATTCATATGATATATCTACACTGTATGTGTAAAATATCGAAAATACCCTGTCTTACAATACGAACTTGTGTGGGAATATATCGACAAGTTTTTTACGCCATAGCAAAATCGAAGCTTTTATGGCATGTCTCAACACTTGATTAAAACAAATTGTCTATAATGCATATTgacaatattgaaaaaattgatGAATGTGTATTATCTTTCACGAAGATTGGTATTAGCTCATTAAGACAAAAACACTGGGTAATCAAGGTACAAAGGGCGTCCAAGTGCAGCGATGGCCGCCACTTCTAAGAACATGTGGGAACAGAGGTATAACTTTAGAGTGGTAATTTGCAGTTCTGTGAGAATGTGATAATTCATCGATTGATTTCCATTGCTGACCCACCGGTAGTACACTGACCAAGGTGTGAAACAGCTCCATCTGTCGGTCGCTAATCACCACCAATAGAAAGGGAGCCTCAGTCCACACCGCCAAGTGCACATAACTTGTATTGTTCAATTATTCATTTCTCGGCGATAAAAAGCAACAGTTTAGCCCCGAATGGCGCTAATGAATGGACCGGTTGATTCGTTAGGAGAAGCGATAGAAAACCCCATCGACGCCGTCTACAATCTCTCTAAACACCATGTTTGTCAATTCTCATGTGGTATTAACtatgtttactttgtttgtgtgcaacctaaaaaattaggatttcatttgaataaaaactGATGATAGGATTACAAATACATCTATATGTTTATCTTGAGAATACATGACTGAATTGCATCAACATTATTAAATGTACTTCTCGAAAATACTTCAAATTGCTTTAATACAGCAAATTGAATCGAAGGtgggttttgcattttaaaaaaattatattttaaaaactttttggtGACTTAGTTGAACGTTGGCGTCCAGATTTATGCACTTCATGTTTTTCTGTTGTttcgatttaatttttttttgggggggagggggggataCGGAGATGCTGTGATACCTACAGACAGACAAACTGATAATGTGGTTTTGTGTAAACATAAAATGGCGTGACATCACGTGACAACAATCAAGAGATTTCGGCGTGAAATTGCGAGAACTGTGGACATGTTTGCTAGCCCTTCCTGCACGCAATGTATCCGTAAGAGGGTGAGCGACGGAATTTAATTGACTGTTAACGTCTCCATTCAAGAAGGATTAATGATACCCTACTGGAGCTCATTGGcgattttattgaaaataaaaccagATATATATAACCCATTAAAGTGAAGATGCAAAATCGATCACGTGACCAATCAGCTGTTTGATCGATTCATCATTTTGAGACTGTGAAGGATCCGAATGAAATAAAAGTAATCGCATTATTCCCATCTAGAATGAATAAACAAACATCAGTTTAGTTTTAAATTAGTACTCACAATATACAAGTATCctaatagaatatttttaaagacggAAGAAAAACCCCTTCATTGGAAATCAAATTTACACAGGTGGGGTATAAAACCATCTCCTTCTGTTGTTATGGTAAACTTAAGAGCTTTGAAATACAGTATGTCATTTGCCAAACGTATTGATTTTATTGCCTTCTGTTTCCTGGGTCGCTTGTATTGTTTCACTTGACGTGTCCGAGCCCTGCATTCAATACATCCGAGTCCAGCAGATGAATCAATTCAAATCATTGATGACACTTCATGCTTTATTTACTGTACAATTTCTGTGGCCTATTATTTTAAGTTCTTTAATCTGGAATCTATATTGATGTGATCGAATGATAGCTGTTCATTATAGTTGGAACCCCGGCTTTCTGAGTGAAACTAACGCAAGCACAGACCGAGGAGCTAGCCACGGCTTCGATCAGTCTTAGTTATTTTATTAACGTCAGCCACAAGCGCATCTTCGCCGTGCTAATTGTTCATAAGCAAACTGTACGTCCCTCTGACGACACACAGAGGCAGTCACTAGCGCCAGTAAGTGGCGCCAAATTGACACGTAACTACCCGTGGACGGTCACCATTACTCACCGAGGCAACCTGCCCGGATTGTTAAGATTTccgcataaaaaaataatttacataaattGTGTGTAATCCAGGCTTTCATTGCGGGGGTTCCGAAACTTCTCACCGCGCAGCCCCACCGCGGCGATCGCCTGTAGGAGACACGGGTCACATCTCGGGCCGGCGGATCGGACTTTGTTTGAAATCCCGGATAACGTCCAGCAATCAATAGCATGTTTTGCTTTATTACTGGCGAAGAGTTAAACTCGCCATACCACTGAATATTGTCACATATACACTGCCGCTCCGAAATTCTATCGTATCGATCCGACTCTACAACTGGTGcagtatatttacataaatatacGAGTGTAATTGAAAAAAAGCCCGCAAATATGTCACATATGGCGCTCTACATGGGACCGACTGACGGATGTGCTTAAAGGGAGTCTAAAAGGGAAAATTCCGTGAAATTTATTCAATGGGTTAAAAGATATTTGTATTAATGTGTTGCTTTCCTATAGAATTGCACTGGAGAGATATAAACCGGGGAACCCGTATGGCCACTTCCTGAGATCAGGGCGAGAGAGAGCCGGACAAGCTTCTTTTATCAGAGAAATAAACACGAAATAGATCAACAAGTTCTTTGAAGCGCGCATGCGCTGCTGATGCGAGTAATTGCTGGGAATGTTAAGATGGCGGTGACTTACTTATATTTCGATATTCAACATGtgttaaatttgtatttttctttggaATATTACCTCTAAAAGTGTGTGAATGATTGGAAATTACAAAACAAGTGTTGTGTGAGGGAGTGATGCCGTTTTCTTCTCGGCTGTTCATGTTTCATTGGAATGCAATCGAGTTTTGCCAGCTCGCAAGAGGATTTTTTATTCAGTCTATCGTTGAGGGCTACTCTGGCCACCGATTCAGCGGCCTCGTCATCAAGGTAATGCCAAAACGGGAAGAAAGTGTATTTTTAAACGAAGGAGTATCAAATTCTTTTGGATAAATGTAGTCATTAAgcgagaaaaaaatattaataacctTTCATGCTTTTCCTAAATTTCTTGAAACTGTGCTCTTTTTCTGAACTATGATATTAAGTCATGAGGATGGGAATACGTCATACGTTAAGAACATACACAAACCGACCGTCTGGCCAGCCGCTGGGTGCATTTACTCTCGCTGTGTGGCTCTAATTGTAATCATCATGCTATTTACTAAAGCGTGTTTGGGGTCCGGATTCGCGGACCTCTCCAATGTCTGTGGACCCCTGTTTTACCCCGTCAAATTCAAGAACCAGTGCCTTTATCTTGATGACCAACTGACACGCAATATCTGTGACACCCCTCGGACGTTCCTGGGTCTTCCCAATAATCCGATTCACTTAAAGTTTTGCAATAAGTACACCCTCAACCACATATTACCTCAAGACAGCCCGTGGGACGGGAGGCGGGTGGGTGGTGGATGTAATGAGACGATGGTAGAGCTGGTGAACAGTGACAACCGAGCTCGTGAGGAGTTTGAACTGTTTGTTAGTTTACTGGAGAGAGTCGACTGTGATAGTGTGTACTCCGTCACGTGGGGGTGCAGCATTTGCCAGGTGAGTACATTTCATTCATtcttctctctttcttttttttttagatcagcTACAGataaatcatttacatgtaaccaAACCCGccgatttatttgtttttaaacaaaccaCCGTGGTTTACTTGCTCCGAGCAAAAAGCCAGCTGACCGTTAAATCGGTAGCGCAAGCATCTGGCAGTGTAGCCAAATTATTCTAAATGGCACTTTATCTACTCTGGGGCACGTCTCGGGAGTGGAATTATCTGCCGTATCTGCTTCCAGCTGACGGAGGGCTCTGTATGGCATTTATGTGGCTTTAATCGCAGATCCTCCGCCATGTTAAGATCGACCTAGTTCCGACTCGTGTGTATGTGTTTTAATGAAGGATTTGTAGAAAACACGTGTCAATTAAGGTTGAAAGTAAGTCTAACGTGATAATAGCTTCATTGCCTCAGTCAGCGCGTGTTTCCATCATTGCCTGTATACACAGGACCACATGCCTTATCAGATTTATGCATTATACATGATACGGTggtttcaagaaaaaaaaatggctgaTTTTAAGGAACGTAGCAAAGTTCAGCACTGTGAAGGAGTGACTCAAAGGaaattaatctctctctctctctctctctctctctctctctctctctctctctctctctctctctctctcagaaaaCACTATGAAATATAGTCCTACCATCCTATACTATATGTATACGTTACATAGataaagaacaaaaaaacttacaaagataataaaataaaaacccaaGGCCTAATCCATTTCCGTATCGCCCTCTTTCCGTTCGCACCCCTCGCCACCGTCCCCTGTGTCTGAGGACATTACCGCGGGGTTCTGTGTCAATCCAGTCCTCAACCGTGATTGCCTTTGATCTAGACAACGAGAGTCTTCCCCTCAATGATCCGAAAATTACCCGTCTTAGCGCAACCACCGACTGATTAGATGGGCCAGGAAGATGTCAGTTTAGCATGATCATGCCAGGACCAATCTGTGGTTTGCTGTCCATCGCCATTGCTGAATGGCACATGATATAAAGCCAGCTCAGACTTCGCCAGCTGAAATTCCGGGATTCAGGCGGTCACTGACCGGTTTCTTAATCTTATGTTATTTTTTCACAGTTATTAAAACACGTTGAGGGGAATTAAATATTCAATAGTTGTGGTAAGAATGGAATATcactgaaaaatgaaaatcGTTTTCAGGTATATAATAATATGAGATCAAGAAATATACTTAAATAACCTAACCAGCTATTACTTAAAGAAAGAAGTTAATATTTAGAGTGATAGTCGATCGTCTGCTCGTGACAAAGATGGCGCCATCCCCCATCTACCCCCATCTCTCCCACACCACCATGTTGAATTTCTTTGCAGTTATTATAGCATTGTTTTAATCAATTCTCGACTGATCCTGACTCTGCGCCCGCCGTCCTACTGTATGTAGTACTGAATGGGTTTATTTTTCACGAGAGACAAAACACACACTAGCATTCTGTGTACTGGGTCAAAAATACATCAGGCATTGGAGAAATCAATTTAGAAGTTGCTTCTTTCTTCAAAATTTGCGATTAAATGACCATTCTGCAGCATGGCAGCCTGGAGTTAATGGAAGTTTGTCCCGAGGAAAATTAAACACCGGTGATagtgttattgattttaaattaaaccCAGAAATGGGACAACGCTGCTCCCCCGAGACACACTGGAATGAGAGCACTCAATTATCGCAGGCAGTCCTGTGTAGTCGCAGTGATGTATGTACTGCAATCGTAACGGGGTCGTAGAGGGAGTCCATCCACTGAAATTACGAAACAATTGGAAATGATCAAATTGTTGTATGTTTATTGGAAACGGTCGAATGTCTTCCTTATTGAAATATAGGAACTCAAGATATTGCTCTTGTTGCtccaaaaatatttagattgaaTAGATGGttataagaaattgaaaaagtGCAGCAAAGAGAAATGGTAGAATCAAACTATTGTAATTGGAAAAACTAACAAcggattaattttaaattttgttgtgacataaaagttttaagtatacaatgtatataactgATACATCTACAAAAAAACTGTAGAAGACATACAATTACGTAATCTGTATCATTATATTACATTACGTAAATGTTAAACACACGTATGGGGTCGCAGTACTcatttaattgcatttttttcaatatcaataatGTTTGTCACATGTATGTTAAACACGTGAAGTTAACCAACCCTTGATCATCTACTCTCTCTTCTGTCATCCTTTCACCCTGAAAACTGAATTAACAAGAATGAAAACCAATTCTTCATTggaatttttaatgataaaaccaggcagattttaatttgatctgtTTGAGACCTTCCTGGGAACCCCTTCTCGATAACATCCGGGTATCTGCATCCTGCATGTCGTTTGAATTGCAAATGCAACTTTGTGTCCTTTAAACTAACAAAATgcacgtgtgtgtgtgtgtgggggggtgggggtgggtatTGAAACTCAAACGAGAAACGGTTATATTTATTGACAGAATCGCCAAAACACGACGTCTTTGAGATCTttgtatatactatatatacaaccaaTTTTATCAACCAATTAGGGGCCCTCAATGGGCAACAGGATGATTGTACAatcatgtaaataaacaatatggacgataaacaaaaatacaataGGGGAAAGAGTAGTATAGTGTGCTGTTTTTGACAGCCGTGTTTGTGTAGTCTACAAGAAAGACAAAATACGGTCTTGTTCCAAAGTATTGAGAACACTTCATTAAACTGCCGATATGATTATATAAATTGGAATCTCAGCTGCGGGTGTTGTCGACATGATTGCATGCTTGTGTGAGgctttttttatcaaacataaaGTCGTTTGATAGATGGTCTTCTAAGAAACCTTGTAGGAAACAGCTCACGACTTCAGAACACAATTTGAGTCCATTTTTTCAATCTACCTATTTTTAACCGAATACCTGAAATCATATCTATGGTGATTGTAATATTTGCCATCCaagaattttattgaaatttagtTCGTCGCAGACCATTCCAAAAAAGATAACCACATTTGTGGAAAAGTTCTTTGTGAAACTCAGTTTTGATCATTATACTAAGCCATAATGTCATCTGTAGATTTGTAGATTTAAGTGCAATCACATCGATTGAGAAGGAAATATATAAGGAGCCTTGCATCttctggagagagagagagagagagagagagagagagagagagagagagagagagagagagagaaataacaTGGCATGATAAACCCATATAAACCGTgcacgacccccccccccccaacacctCCGCCTTCCAACTTAATTTTCAGAGAAGAAGGTGGATGTTAATTAGAGAGACACAGAGAGATAATGAAT
This is a stretch of genomic DNA from Crassostrea angulata isolate pt1a10 chromosome 4, ASM2561291v2, whole genome shotgun sequence. It encodes these proteins:
- the LOC128181968 gene encoding NALCN channel auxiliary factor 1-like gives rise to the protein MILSHEDGNTSYVKNIHKPTVWPAAGCIYSRCVALIVIIMLFTKACLGSGFADLSNVCGPLFYPVKFKNQCLYLDDQLTRNICDTPRTFLGLPNNPIHLKFCNKYTLNHILPQDSPWDGRRVGGGCNETMVELVNSDNRAREEFELFVSLLERVDCDSVYSVTWGCSICQKAYRDWLCTQHIPVFSRNSPPSRIPPCGDFCSGVEHKCPFLRPLTETTYAGEPSFICKDPSSDMVPSLSEQCYKQCYLTDDKNAKCLRQFPSRHNVSAALYTNTTERNSCCSLTTNSLTRMCVYLIGFVFVRTVLLFYSIGLT